A region of the Cryptococcus neoformans var. neoformans B-3501A chromosome 6, whole genome shotgun sequence genome:
GTACGCGACTGCCGCGGGTGTAATGGATGAGGTCTTCAGTGGAATTTCTAAGCCACGCGGCTAGCCCGCTTAACAGTGGCTCGTTTCCCTTGATATCGACCATCAAAAGGAACGGAACAAAGTTCGCATATACTTCGGATCTTTGGCAAGCAGAGCCTACTGGGGAAACTGGAAATGTATCGAGTTGAGAGAAGATATTCTTGAGGACAACTGTCATCCAGTTTGAAGTGCCTGCAGAAGCCCATAGGGAATCAAGCAGAGGATTCGCCCAAAATGCTGTTGCAAATGGAAGACTGCTGATGCTTTGGATACTTGACTTAACTGACGGCTGATTCAGCGGTCCATCTGAGTACTTATCAGCATATACTTTAAGTTTTTGATTTTACAATACTAACAGTGATGAGAGGTGGTGATCCCCAGAGACTCTAGTTTAGCCTTGAATGCAAACATATCAAAATTTGAGGTTCCTATAACCTCATCTAGACCACTTAGAGGATTAAATAGTTTTCTGAGAGCTCTGTCATTCACTTTCAGAAGCTGTTCTGGGCAAGCATGGCCCATTGCTAGTGCTTGAAGAACAACGAGATGGAGCGCACTCAGGGCTCTGGAGAAGCTCGCTATCAGCGGTTGTTGCCTGTGCTGATCTGTTGATATGCTTACCCCTGCCTTAGAATCTCGTCACAGAGCCATTCGATCACTCCACCCAAGCACCAGCTTAATAACGGTTGAGAGAAATACGAAAGCCCGCTATGTAAGGTATCAAGATCTATTTGATTGCAGGCTACCGCCGCGATAGCTTGTTGAATCAAAGTAGGTACTAAGCAGCAAAGTGTTTGCGGGGGGGTGGCCAAAAGTATTTGATCTTCTATTCCATCGGAGCCGAACTGCAGAGGAAGTCAAACTACTTCAACTCCATAGATGTAAAGCTTTCACTTACGATTGCCTTTACCCAACCGTTCAAGCAGTCCTTCTGCTCTGCGTCCAACAAGCCATATCCAGTCGCCCTTCTCCCGTTCGCGAGCAATTCTGGAAGATCCAAATTGAATTCTCTAGCAAAGCTTTCGAGCAAGATGACCCCCTCTCCAAATCTCGTAAGGTAGCCCTGTGGGTCGTCAGATCGGGCGAATTCGTCCAATTCAGAATAAGCTTCCAGTAGCCGATCTGACATTAGCGTATACAGCGACAAAGGTGATATGAACGTGACCAGGGCCGAAAATATTGAGGGCTGATACGATAcatgaaggaaaagatttTCAGGCGGGGGCACCTGAGGCGATGATTTGATGATCTACAGAGGTTCGGTTAGATAATTACCTTTCCAAGACCAGGACATACATTGACAATTTCATATGCGAAAGACTTTGCGGCGCCGAAAGCGTAAGTTATGATGAACACGAGAGGTTTGACATGGGCACGAGATTCCgattccatcctttcctaTAGACGAAAGTGAATTTAGCTGACATTTGATTGAAGATTTCCATTATTGTCAATGGCTCACCAATAAAGATTGACCCTGAACAGTTTGTGGTACTGATATCGTCGGGATCATCTTACAGGCTTCGGTTCTAGTGATGAGCTCCATCTCAATCAACTTCCCAATGAGATACTCTTGCAATGACACTAATTGCCTGACCTGAATGTCAATTCAACGGTACAGCCACACGGTTAGCACATAGACGCACCAAGACTCAGGGGGAGTAAATCCACTGGATTCCTCCTCGATCTCCGCAGATTGCACCATTACTTCGTACGTCTCTAACACCTTTTCAGAATAGCTTTGCATGGCCGGAAGAAACACTTGTACAGCTTTGGTCAAAGGTTCAGCGACCACAGACTGTACCCGAATCGCCCCATCGCCGTCAGCGCATTCGCATTAACGAATTTCAGGGGTAGATCTCACCGGCAGTTGCCAACCTACGAagccatcctcttccctctggGATCGCCACCATCTTAGGAGATTAGGTAAGGATTCAGTTACCCAACCCCAGTCTCGTATTCCTTCAGCCTTGGCTATGAGGCTTCGGCCGTCTTCGGAAATTAGCCTTTCAATCGATACTTCGAATAAGACGACAATGAATTCTTCAGGGTTGGAACAGATATGCTGGCCTGCTTTGAGCATGCGTACATAACTTGGTGCAGGTGCTTGATAATGTTCCATTTCGAGGGCAAGCTCAGAGGGATCCCATTGGGATGCACGATGAGCCTGTTCTAACAAGAACGCAACAGTAGCTTTAAGTGGAAGTGAGGAATTTGTTGGCATTTCAACTTGGGAAGGGCTATGGCCTTGTGCAAGTTGTGAGTCCTGTTGAAATACGACTTGTTCAACTTGTTGCGGGTCATTTGTGGTCGCATCGGCCATCAGCCCTCCCAGGCAGTTTCGGAGTGGGATGCTAATTTCGTCTGTGAGGGAAGGAAGTAACTGACCTGCTTCCAGACCTACATCGAGTGGCGGTACCGGAAAGGGCGAGAGGCAGTTTAATAATCGGGCAATGAAAGCCGTGAGTGTTGGTGGGGGGAATGGCGTAGCTGATACACGCAGtaaagggagaagaagggacagCGTACTTGTCTGATTGTTGTCACGGTATTTTGATAATTCACCGTTGGTGTCGCTTTGTACCAAAGCTGGATCAGAAAGCATAGAGGGCAAGATGGTACCATCTTCAAAACAAGTGGGATTTTCCATCAAGACATTGACGATGGAAACGAGAGACTCTATAGGGGGAATTTCGTGACCAGACATATAGAAAAGCAATCCAATTGTGAAATCCTGTGTCGTTATTACGGATGTCGATAGTGCATGGGCAAGATAGGCAAGCATGATGGACGGAGGAacgggaagaagatggtcaAGAAATGCACCTGCAATGAAGATAAAGTCAAGTAATAGTCTTTGTAGGATGTGGAACATACGTATGAGATCATACTGGACGCTGGGGTTAAGATTATGAAGATGGACTTCTTGAAGAGTCTTGAGTAACTTAGGAGCAGAGGGTAAGCGAAAGCGGAGGGATCATCTCAAGTACTTACgcgagaaggaggcaaTGCTTGGGCATAAGCTGTGGCTATAAGCTGAGGGAtcgagggagaggagagcaTGAGAGTCGTCAGAGGCGCGCCGTAGTGGCACAATGAGGATCGATATATGTTATATATGTATCATTGGTTGAAATATTACTACTATATGAGCGAGATGAGCTGAGCGAGACGTGGTCGTTTGTTCTATACGCTCTTCATGGTCACATGACCGCAGTTTAGCCCGAAATCGGCGACCACCGATGATTATCCTCCTACTATCACTATATCATTCGCTGTACCCTATCATGTTATCATCCATATCTCCAGAACCAGCGGCCGTCACACTTGACTGGCTCCTTTCTTCATACACCACCTACTATATTTAGCCATGGCATCCAATACTCCCAACCCTAAAGACAGAAACCTCATAGCAGTAATCGGTGACGAGGTAAATACCCCCTGCTGCTTtcgttcctcctccagttGGCTAACCGTCAACAGGATTCAGTGACAGGTTTGCTTCTTGCCGGCATTGGTCATATAAATCAAcatcagaagaagaacttTCTGATTGTCGATGGAAGTAGGTCTTTTACATCTAGCTGTCATTCAACGTTTGGAGCTGATTAGCCACGACATTTAGAGACTCAAACAAGCGTTATTGAATCCGCTTTTCAAGATTTCACTGAGCGCAAGGATGTCGCTATACTGCTCATTAACCAGCATGTGTGTATATCTCGAAAGGGAAGGTTCCAATTAGTAACATACAGACCATTGACCCTCTTTTAGATTGCTGAGCGAATAAGACCAACCGTTGACAGGTACCAAGCTGCCTTTCCTGCGTTGCTAGAGATTCCCAGTAAAGAACACCCATACGGTACGTCGCCCAAGCTATGTCGATCTAGACTTGGGTCAAGCAGGAGTGAGACATGTGTTGTATGTAAATAGCACTAATAGTATGTGGACTTATAGACCCCGCAAAAGATTCCGTCCTTAAGAGAGTCCAAAAGCTCAGGGGAGATTGAACTGCTGTCAATGTTGCTTTTATACCTCGTCAAATGTATAACAACTCTATTTATCTTCCAAGTTGGATATAATAACATTAATACTTCGCCTCTAATTCTGCAATCTCGTCTTTCAGGATGATTTTTTTGGCCTCCAGGCCCTTGACCTCCCCTTCCATTGCCGTACAGGCGAGCTCAAGCTGCACCGTTGACCCCACTAAGTCTTGCCATCTTCCCTCAAGCCTACTGAGGTGTTGCCCAGTTTCCTCTTGAAAAATGCGCCGAGTGCGATTGATGTCTGTGACATGTTCTTTAAGGGCAGCGAGAGTCGCTTGAAGTTCTGTTAATTGAGAGTTAAGCTGGTAATTGCGAACAAGCCAAGCATTGGGGCCGTATGAAGAAAGTATCGATGTGTTCTCCAGCCTGGATAAGCTGTTTAGCCAAAGACGAGTTTTCTGGAAATGAACCAAAAGTAGATACCTCAAACCCATGTAACCTTCTCCTATTCGGCCCTGCTTCTCCGCTgcctcaagctcttcaagGGTCGCATTAGTTTCAACAATGGGAGGTTGGTATTTGGAGGGATCAATCCCCTTAATTGGCTTGTTGGGATAGTCTGCGAGGAGTTCTGTCAAATGTGTCGATCGCTGGGAGCATGTCAGATATCGGTTCCCATTTGTCAAGCAGAACTGCTCACAGGAAATACTCCAACGGACGCCGCCAACCTGTGGTCATCCTCTGCGATTTGAGGAGTATGACGCAGCTCCGCCTCTACAAGAGCCTGGGCAGCGGCCTTATTAACTGAATATAGAATATTAGTCCCCCGCTGTGTGACAAGATAGATAGACTTACCTGGATCTTCTACTTGCTTGTCGACGTAGGGCAAGGCGTCTAAATAGGACATGGATGACATGATGTTGTTGGTGACAGTGTTGATACAACCGACGGTGGGATGCTATCTGGTGTGCGTTATGGTTACCTGAATAAACTCTTAGCTACCCAGTGgtcaagaaagaagaacagtCAAGTGATGGCCATctataataataataaaaacCAATCGTGGAAGGTGGGAAGCTGGATAGTAGAAGGAGAGCGGGATCAAATTAGTAGGGAAGCGGCAAACGGATATGGCCGCTTTATTCGCAATAATTATTAtattttattattatggTTAGTTTGGAGCTCTTTATAGAGCATCGCTGTGACAGCAGCCGCTAACACCAGTTCTACGACGTCTATTCTAACTGGAATTCCTTATTAATCTTCCTATTATCCTCCACATCCCACGTTGGGCTTTAAACGCCACTCCATATTTCACTTCCATACTAAGTCTAATTGTATCATTGCCACACCATAACCATGGGTAGTATGGAACCCATTCTGGGGGAGAGCAAGCGAAGAGTTGTGAGTACATCCACGGGATCGCAGTACTTCATGGCACTTCACATAGCATCTAGAGCATTGAGTTACGTTCTTTGCCTTATTGAGCCGATTGGTCATTGCCTATAGCAGTCAAGAACGCTTATGACAAGAATTATATACCCACGTCAATCTATTGATCAATATGGCTAACGTCTTTCTTTAGTGCTATTTTTTTGACTCTGACATTGGGAATTACCATTATGGACCTGGTAAGCCTTTTCTGTATTATAATCTCTCCTGTCACAGTCATTTGAGTGTCGTCCCTCAATCGACAAAATCGACAAGGCGATGCGAAGGCCATTTGCTCTTGATATTCTTTGACACTGGTAAAGTGCAAACCAGCTAAAATATGTTCAGGTCATCCGATGAAGCCCACCCGCATTAGGATGTGTCACTCACTTGTTATGAACTACGGCTTGTacaagaagatggaaatTTTTGTACGTGTTTATCCTATTCCATATTATTCAAACCTCACGCGTGGTGTATTATGGCAGCGGGCCAAGCCTGCCACTAAACGTGAAATGTCCCAGTTCCATACGGATGAATACGTCGACTTCTTATATCGAATAAATCCCGACAATGCCGCTCAATTCGCAAAAGAGCAAGTCAAATGTGAGTTTTAAAAACATTTGCACCGTGGACAAGCTAGAGAAACCTCGGACGATTTATGAGCTAATTATGAGATAGATAACGTCGGCGACGACTGCCCGATTTTTGATGGCTTGTTCGAATACTGCTCAATCTCGGCAGGGGGGTCCATGGGTATGGCCTTCAACAATTTGATAGCTAATATAAGGGTAATGTACTAACTTCGTTCTCAGAGGGTGCCGCGCGGCTTTCTCGCGACAAATGCGATATTGCTGTCAATTGGGCCGGTGGCTTACATCACGCTAAAAAGGCGGAAGCGAGTGGGTTCTGTTATGTCAATGGTAAGTACTGACCACATTGTTTAACATGAACCTAGCAGATGTCTAATGGTTGACAGACATTGTTCTCGGTATCCTCGAATTGTTGAGGTGCATTAAATTCCtttctcattcttctcctccaaacATCGCTAATACCTGTTTCTTGAAGGTATCATCAACGTGTTCTGTACATCGATATTGACGTCCACCACGGGGATGGCGTGGAAGAAGCCTTCTACACGACCGACAGGGTCATGACGTGCAGTTTTCACAAGTATGGTGAATTTTTCCCTGGTACTGGTGAAGTAAGAGATAACGGAATTGGCAAAGGTAAAGGGTAGGTGACTAACTTTTTGTTTCCTTTTTGCACTTTGCACCGCCTGACTTCCAACAGATACGCTATCAATGTACCTCTTCGAGATGGTATCAGTGATGACAACTATAAGAGTATTTTCCAGCCCGTAATCAAACGTGTCATCGAATGGTATCAACCAGGCGCTGTAGTCCTTCAATGCGGCTCTGATTCTCTTTCCGGAGATCGTCTGGGATCGTTCAATCTGTCCATGAAGGGTCACGCTGCTTGTGTGCAGTTTGTCAAATCTTTCAACCTGCCTTTATTGTTACTTGGCGGAGGTGGTTACACAGTCAAGTCTGTCTCAAGAACTTGGGCATATGAAACTGGCCTTGCTGCGGGCATGGAGCTAGGGCGTGGTATGTGTTGAGGCAGACCAAAATTTTCAGTGAATGTAAAGCTAATCGGTCGCGCCCAGATCTGCCGAACAACGAATATTGGGAATACTATGGGCCAGACTACGAGCTTGATGTTCGCTCTTCCAATATGACAGATCAGAACACTCCAGAGTACCTTCAAAAAGTCACGGAAGCGGTCTTTGAAGTTTTACGCGATAAAAATGCGGCGCCAAGTGTTCCCCTACAATCTATACCTAAGATGATGCatgacgacgaggacgaggacgaaggCGAGGACAATGAAGATAGGGACGTCCGGCGACCAGGTGAGTCATTGCGTACATCTTGTCTCGAAAACAGTTTCTTACTGCTCACTCTACAAGCGCGGCTGTGGGCCAGGGAAAAGCAACATGAGACATCCCTCTCCGATTCTGAAGACGAAGGCACTGGAGGCCGAAGACATCGGCGCAGTTACAAAGAGTCGGCACAGAAGAACACTATGGTGGAGGATCAATGTAATTTTAGGGTAAACGCGGGTTTTACATAGTTATGTTAAACCCGCGATTGAACACATTGTTTTACATAGTGTATCCGCGTCAAGTTATTGTGGTTATATATCCCATTCTATTTTCAATGTTTTACATATACCCACTGGCATATGGATCAGGCAGCTTGGCTTATTCATTGATTACGTGATATTTAGTTAACTTTTTTATTGTTCTTAATGGTGTTCTTAATTGATAAAAATATTGTAATTAACAGTAACCAAAAACATTACATAATACATGACGGCGATGCTTCAAATCATCAAAACAAACAAGAAAGAGGGTCGCGACGGCGAACACTCATCTCTAGagcctccatcttccattgcCAGGGCAAGGAGGCCAGAAATCCAAATTTCATGGACCCTAACTGTTCACTGACAAATCAAATGGcattgaagaaggcatTGGTCGACTTCAATCATCAAGCAGTTGCCTCCAGCGAACAACAGAAAGAGGTGTCTGTGTCGCTGGCCGATGAAATCGCTCATATTCGTCGAGTTCAAAGCGATCCACAAGCTGTCGTTAGACTCGTCAAGGAAAGACCAGATGCTATGGGATCATTTATGGATGCCCTCGCCGAAAGCCCTTCGACCATGGACAAGTTTATCGATGTCTTTTCTGAGAATGAGAAGGTTGTTGACCATGTCCAAAAAATCATACAGGCGTTTGTGGGaga
Encoded here:
- a CDS encoding hypothetical protein (Match to ESTs gb|CF187579.1|CF187579, gb|CF187355.1|CF187355, gb|CF186862.1|CF186862; HMMPfam hit to ATP-synt_F, ATP synthase (F/14-kDa) subunit, score: 152.4, E(): 9.5e-43) is translated as MASNTPNPKDRNLIAVIGDEDSVTGLLLAGIGHINQHQKKNFLIVDGKTQTSVIESAFQDFTERKDVAILLINQHIAERIRPTVDRYQAAFPALLEIPSKEHPYDPAKDSVLKRVQKLRGD
- a CDS encoding hypothetical protein (Match to EST gb|CF188731.1|CF188731; HMMPfam hit to Hist_deacetyl, Histone deacetylase family, score: 600.0, E(): 1.8e-177); amino-acid sequence: MGSMEPILGESKRRVCYFFDSDIGNYHYGPGHPMKPTRIRMCHSLVMNYGLYKKMEIFRAKPATKREMSQFHTDEYVDFLYRINPDNAAQFAKEQVKYNVGDDCPIFDGLFEYCSISAGGSMEGAARLSRDKCDIAVNWAGGLHHAKKAEASGFCYVNDIVLGILELLRYHQRVLYIDIDVHHGDGVEEAFYTTDRVMTCSFHKYGEFFPGTGEVRDNGIGKGKGYAINVPLRDGISDDNYKSIFQPVIKRVIEWYQPGAVVLQCGSDSLSGDRLGSFNLSMKGHAACVQFVKSFNLPLLLLGGGGYTVKSVSRTWAYETGLAAGMELGRDLPNNEYWEYYGPDYELDVRSSNMTDQNTPEYLQKVTEAVFEVLRDKNAAPSVPLQSIPKMMHDDEDEDEGEDNEDRDVRRPARLWAREKQHETSLSDSEDEGTGGRRHRRSYKESAQKNTMVEDQCNFRVNAGFT